One part of the Acinetobacter sp. XS-4 genome encodes these proteins:
- a CDS encoding MFS transporter, with translation MYSVTKEKLWNRSFILCVLNNLFLFIYYYALLTILPLYILKELSGSISQAGLALTLFLVSSIITRPFSGLIIDRLGKKYALRGSALLFALLALSYLWANQLWLLLLIRCVHGIWFSILTTVIVPIVNDFIPEHRKGEGMGYFVMSTNLAVVFGPMIALATIRYTSFYNLFAFLAFIVCLGLIFCFLIPVSSLNDRRRASVKWSITFDDIFEKRVMSIGVIALFTAMAYSSIMSFISVYSETKGLLAATSIFFIIFAISMIIVRPWVGYSYDKRGANSVVYPSFILFSIGLFLVSWMQTQWGYWLAAVLIGMGYGSLFPVFQTMAIQSVEKKRIGHAVSTFFTLFDLGMAIGSVLVGLIIAQIGYEKTYQLCAFVTIMTLFLYRWICSKDGKTIIRI, from the coding sequence ATGTATTCAGTTACCAAGGAAAAGCTTTGGAATCGTTCATTTATTCTGTGTGTATTAAACAATCTTTTTTTATTCATTTATTACTATGCATTACTCACAATATTGCCACTTTATATTTTAAAAGAATTATCCGGTTCAATCAGTCAGGCTGGTTTGGCGTTAACCTTATTTTTGGTTTCATCTATTATCACTCGTCCTTTTTCTGGCTTAATTATTGATCGGTTAGGTAAAAAATATGCCTTACGAGGTTCGGCATTATTATTTGCACTTCTGGCATTAAGTTATCTATGGGCAAATCAGTTATGGCTTTTATTGCTTATTCGTTGTGTGCATGGAATCTGGTTTAGCATTTTGACGACAGTAATAGTGCCTATTGTGAATGATTTTATACCTGAACATAGAAAGGGCGAGGGTATGGGATATTTCGTAATGTCTACGAATCTGGCAGTTGTTTTTGGGCCAATGATCGCATTAGCCACGATACGTTACACCAGTTTTTATAATTTATTTGCCTTTTTAGCATTTATTGTTTGTTTGGGTTTAATTTTTTGTTTTCTTATTCCCGTTTCTTCCTTAAACGATAGGAGGAGAGCCTCTGTAAAGTGGAGTATTACATTTGACGATATCTTTGAAAAAAGGGTGATGTCTATCGGCGTTATTGCTTTATTTACTGCAATGGCTTATTCAAGCATTATGAGCTTTATTAGTGTCTATAGTGAAACAAAAGGCTTATTAGCGGCGACCAGCATATTTTTTATTATCTTTGCAATATCAATGATTATAGTGCGTCCTTGGGTAGGTTACTCTTATGATAAAAGAGGGGCTAATTCTGTGGTTTACCCTTCATTTATCCTTTTTTCAATAGGCTTATTTTTAGTTAGTTGGATGCAAACACAGTGGGGCTATTGGTTGGCGGCAGTACTAATAGGAATGGGATACGGATCGCTTTTCCCTGTTTTTCAAACCATGGCAATACAATCGGTTGAGAAAAAGAGAATAGGGCATGCTGTTTCAACCTTTTTTACTTTATTTGATTTAGGAATGGCCATTGGTTCAGTTTTGGTAGGATTAATTATTGCCCAAATAGGCTACGAGAAAACTTACCAGTTGTGTGCATTCGTTACGATAATGACTTTATTTTTATATCGTTGGATATGTAGTAAAGATGGAAAGACAATAATTAGGATATGA
- a CDS encoding LysR substrate-binding domain-containing protein — MELRHLRYFVAVAEELNFTKAAMRMHTVQPSLSQQIKDLEEEVGVQLFIRSKRKVELTKAGEVFFKEALIILEHTEKAISLAQQTAKVEQEQLNIGFVPVAEMKIFPYIMPNIRAHFPELTIDFHSLTDDVQLVALRKGEIDIAFTRYGADSDELVSIQVFQEPLTLIIPKNSPEAQQERISIKSFEQHDFVICNEESSPELYRIIHNFFKKTKLNVAVVQHSTNILLNVNLVGMEIGWSLVPQYVIPLLGDKIIVKKTIEPLPMIGLYVSYRKDHVNKAIDLILDVLKKQFYLDFS, encoded by the coding sequence ATGGAATTACGTCACTTACGCTACTTTGTTGCGGTTGCTGAAGAGCTGAATTTTACTAAGGCAGCAATGCGTATGCATACGGTGCAACCTTCTCTCAGTCAGCAGATTAAAGATTTAGAAGAAGAAGTAGGAGTTCAGCTTTTTATACGAAGTAAGCGAAAAGTTGAACTGACCAAAGCAGGAGAAGTCTTTTTTAAAGAAGCTCTAATCATTTTAGAACATACAGAAAAAGCAATTAGTTTGGCTCAACAAACTGCTAAAGTTGAACAAGAACAATTAAATATTGGTTTTGTTCCAGTGGCAGAAATGAAAATCTTCCCCTATATCATGCCCAATATAAGAGCGCATTTCCCAGAACTAACAATTGATTTTCATAGCCTTACGGATGATGTACAACTAGTAGCGCTTAGAAAAGGCGAGATAGATATCGCTTTTACTCGTTATGGTGCTGATTCAGATGAATTGGTTTCGATTCAAGTGTTTCAAGAGCCACTTACCTTAATTATTCCCAAAAATTCGCCAGAGGCTCAGCAGGAACGCATTAGTATAAAAAGTTTTGAACAACATGATTTTGTGATTTGCAATGAAGAGTCATCGCCAGAACTTTATCGAATTATTCATAACTTCTTTAAAAAAACTAAGCTTAACGTCGCTGTTGTACAGCACTCAACTAATATCTTACTTAACGTTAATTTAGTCGGAATGGAAATTGGTTGGAGCTTGGTACCTCAATATGTGATTCCTCTATTAGGGGATAAAATTATAGTCAAAAAGACGATAGAACCATTACCGATGATAGGTTTATATGTTTCTTATCGAAAAGATCACGTTAATAAAGCTATAGATTTGATTTTAGATGTACTTAAAAAACAATTTTATCTGGACTTTAGTTAG
- a CDS encoding bifunctional 3-(3-hydroxy-phenyl)propionate/3-hydroxycinnamic acid hydroxylase, translating into MNQNQHHTTEVAILGAGPVGLTIANYLSKQGVQVTVIEQLDQLIDYPRAIGIDDESLRTIQSLGLIKQVLPHTTPNHAMRFLTPKGRCFADIQPMTREFGWPRRNAFIQPQVDRVLLEGLALYPTTQVFFSRHLNSFTQDKEHVTLDLTTKDKKQEIIQAQYLIACDGGNSFVRRNLNINFEGKTAPNQWIVIDLANDPLATPHVYLCCDPVRPYVSAALPHGIRRFEFMVMPGETQEELSKPENINRLLGKVLPHTDNIEVIRQRVYTHNARIADRFRVDRILLAGDAAHIMPVWQGQGYNSGMRDAFNLAWKMALVIKKVASPEILDSYQLERKDHAQAMINLSVLAGHVLAPPKKWQGVVRDSISYALNYIQPIKRYLLEMRFKPMPKYNEGILAPFSGKNTPVGKMFIQPHVQFGNKDKILLDDVIGNNFAILAWGVNPTWGISPNIMKKWIKLGIKFIQVVPNVQLDAPNQTSNADCITIGDADSEIRTWFGQTNQSMVILRPDRFIAGLAIPQTVNSISEELFEKMHLIN; encoded by the coding sequence GTGAATCAGAATCAACATCACACCACGGAAGTTGCAATTTTAGGTGCCGGCCCAGTTGGATTAACAATTGCAAATTACTTAAGTAAACAAGGTGTACAAGTTACTGTTATTGAACAATTAGATCAGCTTATTGATTATCCAAGAGCCATTGGTATTGATGATGAATCATTAAGAACAATCCAATCTTTAGGATTAATTAAACAAGTTTTACCACATACTACTCCCAATCACGCAATGCGCTTTTTAACTCCTAAAGGACGTTGCTTTGCAGATATCCAACCCATGACTCGCGAATTTGGTTGGCCACGTCGTAATGCATTTATCCAACCCCAAGTTGACCGTGTTTTACTCGAAGGTTTAGCTTTATACCCAACAACACAGGTATTTTTTTCGCGCCACTTAAATAGTTTTACTCAAGACAAAGAACATGTAACTTTAGACCTTACTACAAAAGACAAAAAACAAGAAATTATTCAAGCACAGTACCTTATTGCCTGTGACGGCGGAAATTCATTTGTACGTCGTAATCTCAATATTAATTTTGAAGGAAAAACAGCGCCTAACCAATGGATTGTTATTGATCTTGCAAACGATCCATTAGCCACCCCTCATGTATATTTATGCTGTGATCCAGTTCGTCCTTACGTATCAGCAGCTTTACCACATGGCATCCGACGTTTTGAATTTATGGTAATGCCGGGAGAAACCCAAGAAGAACTTAGTAAACCTGAGAACATCAATCGTCTATTAGGAAAAGTTTTACCCCATACCGATAATATTGAAGTCATACGCCAACGTGTATATACACATAATGCACGTATTGCAGATCGTTTCCGCGTAGACCGTATTTTATTGGCAGGCGATGCTGCACATATTATGCCTGTGTGGCAGGGCCAAGGTTACAATAGTGGTATGCGTGATGCATTTAATCTTGCTTGGAAAATGGCTTTGGTCATTAAAAAGGTAGCAAGCCCTGAAATTCTTGATAGCTATCAACTAGAAAGGAAAGACCACGCGCAAGCAATGATTAATTTATCCGTTCTAGCTGGTCACGTACTTGCCCCACCGAAAAAATGGCAAGGTGTTGTTCGCGATAGTATTTCTTATGCATTGAACTACATACAACCCATAAAACGCTATTTACTAGAAATGCGTTTCAAGCCAATGCCAAAATATAATGAGGGAATATTGGCGCCATTTTCAGGAAAAAATACACCTGTTGGAAAGATGTTCATACAGCCTCATGTCCAGTTTGGAAACAAAGACAAAATTTTATTAGATGATGTAATTGGAAATAACTTTGCCATTCTCGCTTGGGGAGTCAATCCAACTTGGGGCATATCACCCAATATTATGAAAAAATGGATTAAATTAGGTATAAAATTTATTCAAGTCGTCCCTAACGTGCAATTAGATGCACCAAATCAAACTTCTAATGCAGATTGCATTACAATCGGTGATGCGGATAGTGAAATCCGTACTTGGTTTGGTCAAACAAATCAATCTATGGTGATATTACGACCTGACCGTTTTATAGCAGGTCTTGCTATTCCTCAAACGGTAAATAGTATAAGTGAAGAACTTTTTGAAAAAATGCATTTAATTAACTAA
- a CDS encoding acetoacetate decarboxylase, translated as MNIKQQFTEVEFGQQKVKVPKDGYYDRFRMNPDLDEVARDPAAGNIDFFRHIPKKIVESRVGPVWAPNFYYRSANVQLLMLAPIKQIKAKLPAALTPLQPFPGYGLIALTFFTYSVCDNDPYNEVSIAIVIRQPNARGPHIVELMKSMRQRHFYAHVLALPVDTEIARVRGVYGYQLPKWLTQIDVNINSKEVQANIFDLNGKLDLSLKTDVPTLKHVDSETHINKATMLHVVDGKWHRTDVQSNILSFAQKLFPEKVRLVKNEGPLTKLLNELGASKILRLDVIGDAQVVLNLPNPL; from the coding sequence ATGAATATAAAACAACAATTTACTGAGGTTGAATTTGGGCAACAGAAAGTCAAAGTACCTAAAGATGGTTATTATGACCGTTTTAGAATGAACCCTGACCTTGATGAAGTTGCTCGAGATCCAGCTGCTGGCAATATCGACTTTTTCCGCCATATTCCTAAAAAAATTGTGGAATCGAGAGTAGGTCCTGTCTGGGCACCTAACTTTTATTATCGTAGTGCAAATGTTCAGCTGTTAATGCTTGCTCCAATTAAGCAAATTAAAGCAAAACTTCCTGCTGCTTTAACGCCGTTACAACCATTTCCAGGTTATGGGTTGATAGCCCTCACATTCTTTACCTATTCGGTTTGTGACAATGACCCCTATAACGAAGTATCAATTGCGATTGTCATACGCCAACCTAATGCTCGTGGGCCACATATCGTAGAGTTAATGAAATCGATGCGTCAACGTCATTTTTATGCCCATGTTTTAGCTTTACCCGTCGATACTGAAATTGCGAGAGTCCGTGGTGTATATGGTTACCAGTTACCAAAATGGTTAACTCAAATTGACGTCAACATTAACTCAAAAGAAGTTCAAGCCAATATTTTTGATCTTAATGGAAAATTAGATTTAAGTTTAAAAACTGATGTTCCTACTTTAAAACATGTCGATTCTGAAACACATATTAATAAAGCAACCATGCTACATGTAGTCGATGGAAAATGGCACCGAACAGACGTTCAATCTAATATTCTTTCTTTTGCGCAAAAGCTTTTTCCAGAGAAAGTACGACTAGTGAAAAACGAAGGCCCTTTAACAAAGTTACTAAATGAACTTGGCGCTTCAAAAATTCTACGCTTAGATGTTATTGGGGATGCTCAGGTGGTACTTAATTTGCCTAATCCACTATAG
- a CDS encoding alpha/beta hydrolase translates to MGYVTTKDGVEIFYKDWGPRDAQVLFFHHGWPLSSDDWDTQLLFFLGQGYRVVAHDRRGHGRSSQVWDGHDMDHYADDVAEVVKHLNIKNAIHIGHSTGGGEVAHYIARHGQENVAKAVLVSAVPPLMVKTENNPEGLPKEVFDDLQNQVLTNRAQFFRDLPSGPFYGFNRPDAKPSEGIISNWWRQGMTGSAKAHYDGIVAFSQTDFTEDLKKITVPVLVLHGDDDQIVPYKTSGVKSAELLPNSQLKIYPGFSHGMLTVNHEVINADLLAFIRE, encoded by the coding sequence ATGGGATATGTAACCACAAAAGATGGCGTAGAAATTTTTTATAAAGACTGGGGTCCACGCGATGCCCAAGTTTTATTTTTTCATCACGGTTGGCCTTTAAGTTCAGATGATTGGGACACACAGTTACTTTTCTTTTTAGGGCAAGGTTATCGTGTTGTAGCACATGACAGACGGGGACATGGGCGTTCGAGTCAGGTGTGGGATGGTCATGATATGGATCACTACGCCGATGATGTCGCAGAAGTGGTTAAACATCTGAATATTAAAAATGCAATTCATATTGGCCATTCAACGGGTGGCGGTGAAGTTGCTCATTATATTGCTCGTCACGGCCAAGAAAACGTTGCAAAAGCTGTACTTGTTAGTGCAGTTCCACCACTGATGGTTAAAACTGAAAATAATCCTGAAGGTTTACCAAAAGAAGTTTTTGATGACCTACAAAATCAAGTTCTCACAAACCGTGCACAATTTTTCCGAGACCTTCCATCTGGCCCATTCTATGGTTTTAACCGACCAGATGCGAAACCATCTGAAGGTATCATTTCGAATTGGTGGCGTCAGGGCATGACGGGCAGTGCAAAAGCACATTACGATGGTATTGTGGCATTCTCGCAAACTGACTTCACTGAAGATTTAAAGAAAATCACGGTTCCTGTTTTAGTGTTGCATGGTGACGACGACCAGATTGTGCCTTATAAAACTTCTGGTGTGAAATCTGCTGAGTTACTCCCAAATAGCCAACTTAAAATCTATCCGGGTTTTTCACATGGCATGTTAACTGTAAATCATGAAGTGATTAATGCTGACTTATTGGCGTTTATTCGCGAATAA
- a CDS encoding NADH:flavin oxidoreductase/NADH oxidase family protein — translation MKVFEKLVFPNGSYVPNRIAKAAMEENMADLNHAPSEELMHLYQVWANGGVGLIITGNVMVDRRAMTGPGGVVLEDEKHLDTFKKWAQIGRSKGAQVWLQINHPGRQMQANLGQQTWAPSAISLDLGKMSNRFNTPIEMTESMIAEVIQRFANTARLGEKAGFTGVEIHAAHGYLLSQFLSPLSNKRQDQWGGSLENRARILIEIVEAVRKVVSPQFTVAVKLNSADFQRGGFSAEDAQQVVKMLNEHAVDLVELSGGSYEAPAMQGQARDGRTLAREAYFLEFAQEIRKVAKMPVMVTGGIRRKQVAEQVVESGVDMVGIATALAIEPNLPNAWKQGKNVSPELKPITWENKTFASLANMAVVKFQLRNLSAGKKTKPNVSPAWALILQQSAMSCRTRQYKKGMRDYTFAS, via the coding sequence ATGAAAGTGTTCGAAAAGCTAGTATTCCCAAATGGTTCATATGTTCCTAACCGTATTGCCAAAGCTGCAATGGAAGAAAACATGGCTGATTTAAACCATGCACCATCAGAAGAGTTAATGCATTTATATCAGGTTTGGGCAAATGGTGGTGTAGGTTTAATCATTACCGGAAATGTGATGGTAGATCGCCGGGCAATGACTGGACCAGGAGGCGTCGTGCTTGAAGATGAAAAGCATTTGGATACTTTTAAAAAATGGGCGCAAATTGGTCGTTCAAAAGGTGCTCAGGTTTGGCTTCAAATCAATCATCCGGGGCGTCAAATGCAAGCAAACCTTGGTCAACAGACTTGGGCGCCATCGGCAATTTCACTTGATCTTGGCAAAATGTCAAATCGCTTTAATACGCCAATCGAAATGACTGAATCTATGATTGCAGAAGTGATTCAGCGTTTTGCAAACACGGCGCGTTTAGGCGAAAAAGCAGGGTTTACTGGTGTAGAAATTCATGCAGCGCATGGTTATTTATTAAGTCAGTTTCTTTCACCACTCAGCAATAAACGCCAAGATCAATGGGGTGGTTCTTTAGAAAACCGCGCTCGTATTTTAATTGAGATTGTAGAAGCGGTTCGTAAAGTGGTTTCCCCTCAATTTACTGTTGCAGTAAAACTGAACTCAGCCGATTTCCAACGTGGTGGGTTTAGCGCTGAAGATGCTCAACAAGTGGTTAAAATGCTAAATGAACATGCAGTTGATTTGGTTGAACTTTCAGGCGGTAGCTATGAAGCGCCTGCAATGCAAGGTCAAGCACGTGATGGCCGAACACTTGCTCGTGAAGCTTACTTTTTAGAGTTTGCCCAAGAAATTCGTAAAGTTGCCAAAATGCCTGTTATGGTGACAGGTGGCATACGCCGTAAACAGGTAGCAGAGCAGGTAGTTGAAAGTGGTGTAGATATGGTTGGTATTGCCACAGCTTTAGCGATTGAACCCAATTTGCCAAATGCTTGGAAACAAGGCAAAAATGTTTCTCCTGAACTCAAGCCAATTACATGGGAAAATAAAACATTCGCTTCACTTGCCAATATGGCTGTGGTCAAATTCCAGTTACGTAATTTAAGCGCTGGTAAAAAAACAAAACCAAATGTTTCACCAGCTTGGGCTTTAATTTTGCAACAATCAGCGATGTCATGCCGTACCCGCCAATACAAAAAAGGCATGCGTGACTATACATTTGCTTCTTAA
- a CDS encoding saccharopine dehydrogenase NADP-binding domain-containing protein, whose amino-acid sequence MTNPNDSNWIIYGANGYTGELIAREAVRQGLKPTLAGRNKAKVETLAQELGLDYKAFGLDNVDAVSEQLQGFKLIMHCAGPFSATSKPMMEACIKAGAHYLDITGEIAVFELAQSLNSQAEKANIVLCPGVGFDVIPTDCVAAALKEALPDATHLALGFDSRTGFSPGTAKTSTEGMAEGGKIRKNGKITTVPLAHYVRTIDFGDGKKSAMSVPWGDVSTAFYTTGIPNIEVFVPAFPKMIMGAKMMNYLRSVLKINAVQKFIKSRIEKTVVGPNEELRAKVPTYVWGEARNTRGEIKTARIQTENAYSLTVNGSLTVVNYLLKNTVKGGTYTPAKLMGYKLVTELPGSGPLVIN is encoded by the coding sequence ATGACAAATCCGAATGATTCAAACTGGATAATTTATGGAGCAAATGGTTACACGGGCGAGTTAATCGCTCGTGAAGCTGTACGCCAAGGTCTAAAACCAACTTTGGCTGGTCGTAACAAAGCTAAGGTTGAAACATTAGCTCAAGAGTTGGGGCTCGACTATAAAGCTTTTGGGCTTGATAACGTAGATGCGGTCAGTGAGCAACTCCAAGGTTTTAAACTGATCATGCACTGTGCAGGGCCATTTTCAGCGACATCAAAACCCATGATGGAAGCTTGTATAAAAGCAGGTGCTCATTATCTCGATATTACTGGTGAAATCGCTGTATTTGAGTTAGCACAGTCACTTAACAGCCAAGCTGAAAAAGCCAATATTGTGCTTTGTCCGGGTGTTGGTTTTGATGTAATTCCGACAGATTGTGTTGCTGCTGCCTTGAAAGAAGCACTACCAGATGCGACCCATTTAGCACTTGGTTTTGACTCTAGAACAGGGTTTTCACCGGGTACTGCTAAAACAAGTACAGAAGGTATGGCCGAAGGCGGTAAAATTCGTAAAAACGGAAAAATTACTACTGTTCCATTAGCACATTATGTTCGGACCATTGATTTTGGTGATGGTAAAAAAAGTGCCATGAGTGTTCCGTGGGGAGATGTATCTACAGCGTTTTATACAACCGGTATTCCAAACATTGAAGTGTTTGTACCTGCATTCCCTAAAATGATTATGGGCGCGAAAATGATGAACTATTTACGCTCAGTATTAAAAATTAATGCTGTGCAGAAGTTTATTAAGTCACGTATTGAAAAAACGGTTGTTGGGCCAAATGAGGAGCTTCGCGCGAAAGTACCCACCTATGTTTGGGGTGAGGCAAGAAATACGCGTGGGGAAATCAAAACTGCTCGCATTCAAACAGAAAACGCTTATAGCCTTACCGTAAATGGCTCACTGACTGTAGTGAATTATTTACTCAAAAATACTGTGAAAGGCGGTACATATACACCTGCAAAACTCATGGGTTATAAGCTAGTGACCGAGTTGCCGGGCTCTGGTCCGCTAGTCATTAATTAA
- a CDS encoding dihydrofolate reductase family protein, protein MRKLILFLHASLDSFVEGPNGAMDIGWIAYDADLANHAKEILSTADTVIWGRATYQMMYNYWPTMLSNPEASEHERNHAEWIEKTEKIVFSTTLDTVEWNNSRLVKDHVEEEINKLKQQAGKDMVILGSPRFAHYLMQLDLIDEYKITVSPVLIGSGLPLFQGIQQKTNLKLIENKTFASGAIGLHYQKIS, encoded by the coding sequence ATGAGAAAACTAATACTGTTTCTACATGCATCGCTTGATAGTTTTGTCGAAGGTCCAAATGGGGCAATGGACATAGGGTGGATTGCTTACGATGCTGATTTAGCAAATCATGCAAAAGAAATTTTAAGCACTGCCGATACGGTGATTTGGGGACGTGCGACTTACCAGATGATGTATAATTACTGGCCAACAATGCTTTCAAATCCAGAAGCTTCAGAGCATGAACGCAATCATGCTGAGTGGATTGAAAAAACAGAGAAAATCGTTTTTTCAACCACCTTGGATACAGTTGAATGGAATAATTCCAGACTTGTAAAAGACCATGTCGAAGAAGAAATTAATAAGCTCAAACAGCAAGCGGGTAAAGATATGGTGATTCTGGGAAGCCCAAGATTCGCACACTATTTGATGCAACTTGATTTAATTGATGAATACAAAATTACAGTTTCACCTGTGCTGATTGGTAGTGGTTTGCCACTATTCCAAGGTATTCAGCAAAAGACCAATCTTAAACTCATTGAAAATAAAACTTTTGCTTCTGGTGCCATCGGTCTTCACTACCAAAAGATTAGTTAG
- a CDS encoding type 1 glutamine amidotransferase domain-containing protein → MFKVWDFQRWLTIIFAFFLSSHALHAAELDKTQSLAKANGKILVVMTNHSDYPSRSDKTGLWLTELTHFYDVALAAGYDMDFVSPLGGEVPLDERSLKSIYLDKSARHHLADPAFMQRLKTTLAPSAINPTQYKAIYYTGGHGTMWDFPNNKALQNISEQIYRQGGVVAAVCHGVGGLLPLQDENGKPLIADRTVTGFANIEETLSGIKSQVPFSLQNGLIERGAKYKEAFIPFTSYVISGDRLITGQNPQSSKEIAEAVVKRLSSMQ, encoded by the coding sequence ATGTTTAAAGTTTGGGATTTTCAGCGTTGGTTAACCATTATTTTTGCCTTTTTTTTGTCTTCACATGCGCTACATGCCGCAGAGTTAGATAAGACTCAAAGTTTAGCCAAAGCAAACGGAAAAATTTTAGTCGTGATGACCAATCACTCGGATTATCCTTCCCGTTCTGATAAAACAGGACTTTGGCTGACCGAACTCACTCATTTTTACGATGTCGCTTTGGCTGCTGGCTATGACATGGATTTTGTAAGTCCTTTAGGTGGTGAAGTTCCACTAGATGAACGTAGCCTAAAATCGATTTACCTAGACAAATCTGCCCGTCACCATTTAGCCGACCCAGCCTTTATGCAGCGGTTAAAAACAACGCTGGCTCCAAGTGCCATTAATCCTACCCAGTACAAAGCCATTTACTATACGGGTGGGCACGGCACCATGTGGGATTTTCCAAACAATAAAGCTTTGCAGAATATTAGTGAACAAATCTATCGCCAAGGTGGAGTCGTTGCAGCGGTCTGTCACGGCGTAGGCGGTTTATTGCCTTTACAGGATGAAAATGGCAAACCCTTAATTGCAGATAGAACTGTTACGGGTTTTGCAAATATAGAAGAAACACTTTCAGGTATTAAGTCTCAAGTTCCATTTTCTTTACAAAATGGACTCATTGAACGTGGTGCAAAATATAAAGAAGCATTTATTCCGTTTACCTCGTATGTGATTTCGGGCGACAGATTAATTACTGGACAAAACCCACAGTCGAGTAAAGAAATTGCCGAAGCAGTTGTTAAGCGTTTAAGTAGCATGCAATAA
- a CDS encoding MerR family transcriptional regulator has protein sequence MNISELSKLSGLSTPTIRYYEQIKLLPKAKRKSNGYREYTDNDLKQLSLIQQAQQVGFSLAEIKAFLPSKVATWNHDALIQTLELKIQEIELLEQKLKVSKQNLRTMVEAINNKPDEITCEQNAERLMNLYYDKAKSP, from the coding sequence ATGAATATTAGCGAGTTATCTAAATTAAGCGGCTTAAGCACCCCTACAATTCGTTACTACGAGCAAATCAAACTATTGCCTAAAGCAAAAAGAAAATCGAACGGTTATCGTGAATATACCGATAATGATTTAAAGCAACTTTCTTTAATTCAACAAGCCCAGCAAGTTGGATTTTCTTTAGCAGAAATTAAGGCTTTTTTGCCTTCAAAAGTTGCCACTTGGAACCATGACGCACTCATCCAAACACTTGAATTAAAAATTCAAGAAATTGAACTTTTAGAACAAAAACTCAAAGTGAGTAAACAAAACTTACGAACTATGGTTGAAGCAATCAATAACAAACCTGATGAAATTACCTGCGAACAAAATGCTGAACGACTCATGAATCTCTATTACGACAAAGCAAAATCACCATAA
- a CDS encoding type 1 glutamine amidotransferase domain-containing protein, translating to MSKRILHVVTNISRYKDIDEPTGLWLGELTHAYDEFEKQNYVQDIVSPNGGKTPIEPKSLVPLVADKSVKNRENDQAFITLLANTFKPSDIKWQDYDVIYYTGGHGVMWDFLDNPELQEITKNIYEKGGIVSSVCHGYCGLLNVRLSNGERLIKNKKLTGFAWSEEVLAGVAKKVPYNAEELAKEYGAHYEKAFIPFAPYVVRDGNLITGQNPFSARKTALAIVEELEKS from the coding sequence ATGTCTAAACGCATATTACATGTCGTGACAAATATTTCACGCTATAAAGATATAGATGAACCGACAGGTCTATGGTTAGGTGAACTGACCCATGCCTACGATGAGTTTGAGAAACAAAATTACGTACAGGATATTGTCAGTCCAAATGGCGGAAAAACTCCGATTGAACCTAAATCACTTGTGCCTTTAGTAGCAGATAAATCAGTTAAAAATAGAGAAAATGATCAAGCTTTTATTACGCTTTTAGCAAATACCTTTAAGCCTTCAGATATCAAGTGGCAAGATTATGATGTGATTTACTACACAGGTGGTCATGGAGTCATGTGGGATTTTTTAGATAACCCTGAACTTCAAGAAATCACCAAAAATATTTATGAAAAGGGCGGCATAGTTTCGAGTGTTTGTCATGGTTATTGTGGTTTGCTCAATGTAAGACTTTCAAATGGTGAGCGACTGATAAAAAATAAAAAGTTAACGGGCTTTGCTTGGAGTGAAGAAGTTTTGGCAGGGGTGGCAAAAAAAGTTCCATACAATGCTGAAGAATTAGCAAAAGAATACGGTGCTCACTATGAAAAAGCTTTTATTCCTTTTGCACCATATGTGGTTCGAGATGGCAACTTAATTACAGGTCAAAACCCTTTTTCAGCTAGAAAGACGGCTTTGGCGATTGTAGAAGAGCTAGAAAAGTCGTAA